A single region of the Anticarsia gemmatalis isolate Benzon Research Colony breed Stoneville strain chromosome 11, ilAntGemm2 primary, whole genome shotgun sequence genome encodes:
- the LOC142976805 gene encoding sodium/potassium-transporting ATPase subunit beta-2-like, protein MHEDHSLKLDRLGPRVGVAGNNDPSLPSTAPRNSFSGEHTGIELRKQKKKRCTDFCYNRETKEYCGRTCKSWLSITCYGIVYLMFLTSYTLAILYISLLVLQSLVSFDPLEPSLLSVKYPEIGLTATPASELSYPLIWYKQKENNDYDKYVQAIDKFLLSRKQYVNELGPCGRSPYGYGDSPCVILRINKNFFWAGKALEMNSTVTSLAPPEVIKWMKIKKNRLWMHCRGYYPYDQEHIGRIKYYPDPPGIDPGLFPLKQNSTSPLIAIQISNFTRGISLAIECKLWHQSGPTSTEFVLYVAPEDAQVYPEIVRANL, encoded by the coding sequence ATGCATGAGGACCATAGTTTGAAGCTAGATCGGCTTGGACCACGAGTCGGAGTCGCTGGGAACAATGACCCTTCATTACCCTCCACTGCACCGAGAAATTCCTTCAGCGGGGAACATACAGGTATTGAACTAAGGAAACAGAAAAAGAAACGATGTACTGATTTCTGCTATAACAGAGAGACAAAAGAGTACTGCGGGAGGACCTGCAAAAGCTGGTTAAGTATCACGTGCTACGGAATAGTATATTTAATGTTTCTAACTTCATACACTCTTGCGATACTGTACATATCGCTATTAGTTCTCCAATCACTCGTCTCTTTCGATCCGCTGGAACCCAGTCTACTTAGTGTAAAGTATCCAGAAATCGGACTCACAGCTACACCAGCGTCCGAATTAAGTTATCCATTGATTTGGTACaaacagaaagaaaataatgactATGACAAATATGTACAAGCAATCGACAAATTTCTACTAAGCAGAAAACAGTATGTTAATGAGCTGGGGCCGTGTGGGCGATCGCCTTATGGATATGGAGACAGTCCTTGTGTGATTTTAAGGATCAATAAGAACTTTTTTTGGGCTGGCAAAGCTTTGGAGATGAATTCAACAGTGACTAGCCTGGCACCTCCAGAGGTAATAAAATGGATGAAGATTAAAAAGAACAGACTTTGGATGCATTGCAGGGGTTATTATCCATACGATCAGGAACATATCGGCAGAATAAAGTATTACCCGGATCCGCCTGGGATTGATCCTGGTTTATTCCCACTAAAGCAAAATAGTACGTCTCCATTAATTGCGATACAAATCTCAAACTTTACTCGAGGAATATCCTTAGCTATAGAATGCAAGCTTTGGCATCAGAGTGGGCCAACAAGCACTGAATTCGTACTTTATGTCGCTCCAGAAGATGCGCAAGTGTACCCTGAAATAGTTAGAGCTAACTTATAA